GAACCCGCTGTTGATTTTCTGTCCATGGCGGTCGAAGTCAAATCAAGCTGGGTCGAGGCCGCCACCCTGCCCGCGGACAGTGCGGGTAAATATATCCTGCAGAACCTGAAAATCCCGGTTTATGACCGCAGCAATCCCAATCACTGGATGGTCAAGGAATCTGCCACGCGCGAAATGGCACTGGTCGGTATGCATGTGGTTGGCACCGTGCAAGGCCACCCGGAAATGGTCTGGGCTACCATCGAGCATGAAAATAACGCGCCCAACGCCCTTTATTATTACACGAACGACAAAAACCAGGTCGTTGCCGTTTCCGACCCGCAAACAAAAACCGGCTGGCTTTATTCCAACGGTGAAATTGTCGATGCCGTCACCGAATATGCCAAGGGCTGCGACAGCACACCGATGCCAGCAGGCTGCATCTTTACATCCGACATCATCAGCGTTGGTGATAACGAAATCATCGGCCCCAATGGCAATGATCCGATCCAACCTTCCAATGTCACCCGCCTCAATCCGTGGGGAAATGCACAGGCCCAAAGCGACACCACCGCCATTTCCCAAACAACGCAGATCATTTCACTAAACCGCGATGTCAAAACCAACCTTGTCGCGCAAAATGCCACCGACCCGCGGCAATATTACTTTCTAAGCGGCGCAGTCTGGACCAGCGATGGCAGCATTCCCGAACATGGCAATGCCACGGCCATTATCGGATCGCCCCTTCTGGCCAACACATCGATGGAAACATTCGAACAGGCCAATGGCTGCTTTGGTTGCCACAATACCTTTGGTTCCAGCGACGGCCTGGAAATCAGCCATATCTTTGATGGCATCAGCCCCGACCTGCCAACGGTTCCGGGCAACTAACAACCGGGCATGGGAACCTAAAACAGCAAAGCCGGACCAAATTCTGGCCCGGCTTTTTTTTTCGTTATCTGTAACGGGTATCCTGTCATTCAGGGCGATCCAGGCCCACTTTTTCAAGGGCTTCGTTTTGGCTGCGCGCCAGTTCGGCCTCGTCAAAATCCTGCACCAGATCATGGAAAATGCGATACCAGTTCACCTTGGCATCCAGGCGTAAAAACACCGATCCAAGGCCAACGGCAGCACGGTCCACCAGCACAAATTCCCGTGGTGGCTTCACCCCGCCCAGACGGCGCAATTCCGAATGCACCTTGCCTGCCACCTCGGCACCATAGGCAACCGAATTGCTTTCTTCCATCTTGCGTTCGCGATCATCAAGCAATGGCCCGTAAACAAACCCCGCCCAGATATTCAGAACATCAATCAGTTCATTGGAAAGGTTGTTAAAGCCCCAGCTTTCATAGGCCGCCACCGCCTTGTCGCGGTCATTGTCACGCAACGCCTGATAAAGCGATATCACCGCCCCAACGAATGCGGGCTGAAACACCCGGATACAGCCAAAATCCAGCAAATTGACGCTCAGATCATCGCGCAGGGAATAATTGCCCAGATGCGGATCCCCATGAATAACGCCATATTTATAAAAGGGCACATACCAGGCACGGAACATGTTCAATGCCACCTGGTTGCGCTCTTCCTCGCTGGGGTTACGATCAACAAAGGCCTGCAATTTCCCGCCCTGAAGCCAGGTCATGGTCAAAAGGCGGCGGGTTGTCAGGTCACTTATCGGTTCGGGCACATGCACATGGGCCTCATCACGCAACATATGCCCATAAAGCGCCATTTGCCGCGCTTCACGTTCGTAATCCAGTTCTTCACGCAGGCGCGCACTTAATTCCAACTGGATGTTTTCGGCATCAATCGCACTGTCATAACGGCGATAAATGGCAAAGGCCGCGCGAAGCTGTTTTAAATCGGCCTCAACCGTTGCCGCCATATCGGGATATTGCAGCTTGCAGGCCACATCGCGCCCGTCAGGCAGGGTTGCCTTATGCACCTGACCCAGTGATGCGGCGGCAGCAGCATCGCGGCCAAAATCGGCAAAGTTGTCCTGCCAGCCCGCACCAAGTTCGGTACGCATCCGGCGTTTTACAAACAGCCAGCCCATCGGCGGTGCATCGGCCTGCAAACCTGCCAGGGCATCGGCATAATCGCGCGGCAGGGCATCGGGAATGGTCGATAATATTTGCGCCACTTTCATCAGCGGGCCTTTCAGCCCGCCCAGTGCCGCGGTCAAATCGGCGGCATACCGGCCATGATCAACTTCGCCGCCAAAGACCTTGCCCACCGCAAGGCGCGTCGCCAGTTTCCCGGCTGACGCACCCACGCGGGCATAACGACGCACCCGCCCGCCAAAACGATTATCTTCGGATTGGCGAAAATCGTCGTCGTTATCGTCGCTCATCTCAGGAAAGTTCCTCCAGCTCGTCAATCAGACGCTTGATCATGTTAAGCCCGCGCTGCCAGAAGGCCGGGTCCGATGCATCCAGCCCGAACGGTGCCAGCAACTCCTGGTGGCGTTTGGTGCCACCGGCTTTCAGCAGTTCAAAATATTTCTGCTGAAAACCTTCTTCGGAATGCTGGTAAACGTCGTAAAGCGAATTCACCAGGCAATCGCCAAAGGCATAGGCATAAACATAAAACGGCGAATGGATGAAATGCGGGATATATGACCAGTAATATTTATATTCCTCGTCATAACGGATCGCATCACCCAGGCTTTCCTTCTGTACGTCCAGCCAGATCGCGCAGATCTCATCGACCGTCAATTCCGCTTCGCGACGCTTGGAATGGACACGCTTTTCAAATTCAAAAAACGCAATCTGGCGCACCACGGTATTGAGCATATCCTCAACCTTGCCCGCCAGCATGATACGCCGCATTTTCGGGTCGGTTTCAGCGCGCAGCATCGACTGGAAAGTCAGCATTTCGCCAAATACCGATGCGGTTTCCGCCAGTGTCAGCGGCGTATCTGACAGGAAATAGCCCTGCTCGCCTGCCAAAATCTGGTGCACGCCATGACCCAGTTCATGGGCAAGGGTCATCACATCGCGGGTTTTGCCATGATAGTTCAGCAGCAGATACGGGTGTGCGGATGGCACGGTCGGATGTGCAAATGCGCCCGATGCCTTGCCCGCACGCGGCGGCACGTCGATCCAGGGGTTATCAAAGAACCGCTTGCCAATGGCAGCAAGGTCTTCGGAAAATTCGCCATATGCCTTCAACACGGTTTCCCGCGCATTATCCCAGGCGATTTCGCGGTCATCATCTTCGGGTAGCGGCGCGTTACGGTCCCAGTAATCAAGCTGGTCAACGCCAAACCATTTGGCT
The window above is part of the Thalassospira marina genome. Proteins encoded here:
- a CDS encoding ABC1 kinase family protein → MSDDNDDDFRQSEDNRFGGRVRRYARVGASAGKLATRLAVGKVFGGEVDHGRYAADLTAALGGLKGPLMKVAQILSTIPDALPRDYADALAGLQADAPPMGWLFVKRRMRTELGAGWQDNFADFGRDAAAAASLGQVHKATLPDGRDVACKLQYPDMAATVEADLKQLRAAFAIYRRYDSAIDAENIQLELSARLREELDYEREARQMALYGHMLRDEAHVHVPEPISDLTTRRLLTMTWLQGGKLQAFVDRNPSEEERNQVALNMFRAWYVPFYKYGVIHGDPHLGNYSLRDDLSVNLLDFGCIRVFQPAFVGAVISLYQALRDNDRDKAVAAYESWGFNNLSNELIDVLNIWAGFVYGPLLDDRERKMEESNSVAYGAEVAGKVHSELRRLGGVKPPREFVLVDRAAVGLGSVFLRLDAKVNWYRIFHDLVQDFDEAELARSQNEALEKVGLDRPE
- a CDS encoding M3 family oligoendopeptidase, producing MNAINKNLPTWDLSDLYADAKDPAIRRDLDDAKQRSEAFQKEYQGKLADLPGETLAAAIAEYEAISEICGRIGSFAGLLHAGDGSDAAIGQFYQGVREQLTTISSFTLFFGLELNRIEEAALQAKYDASPALARYRPWLDENRSFRPHQLSDEVEQVLHEREVAGSGAWIRLFDQTMAELRFPINGQDLTMSEAANMLSSTRVEDRKVAAKSIGDVLGKNIKLLAHITNTLAKDKEIDDRLRNFATPVSARNLSNQVEDDVVEALREAVTSSYGDLSHRYYKLKAKWFGVDQLDYWDRNAPLPEDDDREIAWDNARETVLKAYGEFSEDLAAIGKRFFDNPWIDVPPRAGKASGAFAHPTVPSAHPYLLLNYHGKTRDVMTLAHELGHGVHQILAGEQGYFLSDTPLTLAETASVFGEMLTFQSMLRAETDPKMRRIMLAGKVEDMLNTVVRQIAFFEFEKRVHSKRREAELTVDEICAIWLDVQKESLGDAIRYDEEYKYYWSYIPHFIHSPFYVYAYAFGDCLVNSLYDVYQHSEEGFQQKYFELLKAGGTKRHQELLAPFGLDASDPAFWQRGLNMIKRLIDELEELS